The nucleotide sequence TTACTTCGATACGAAAAATCTAGGAATCTTTCGGGAAATCGTTGAATCAAGATTTAGAAAATCCGTCGTTATATTCCTATACAAAACTTGCAGATATTCGTTGACTGAATCCGCATTCTTCGatcaaaatacgtaggtacgaaTGAGCGGAgaaaatacctaatttaaattcCTTCGATGCGTAAAAGTGAGATTTCATCTACTTTTAGAGTCTTCTTGGTTATATAGAATACTGTGACAGATTGGACAGTAATCCTGGAATTTCACACAGAACGAGCGTTATTAgaaaaatacctaagtaaataAAATCGCCACATAAAAATACGATTCCAACTGCTCATGCTCACCTGCAAGTATAGCCATTTTCTTAAGCAGACAGcgtggaaaaaatgtttacaagtaGTAATCTTGGCAGTTCTCATTTTCTGATAGCAAATTGAACACACGTCGTGTAGACTATCCAAATCGGTACTCCTAGCATCGGGTaaagtgtcgatttttttcacagcTGTTCTTCTTTTCATAAACATAGACCAACCGGATTTCGCCTCGCACCATATATTGAAATAAGCGTGAATACACATCATCATAGCTCTGATGGCACTTCCAGACTCGTAGAGTAATATCCATGCTCCGTTAAAGAAGAGAAATATTCCGAAACAAAATTCCAcctaaaaaatagaaaaaataacatatttttAAGATTCAAGTTTTGATTTCTCCCAAACAGGGCCGGATCCGGATTTAACATATTCGCGCTCTTAGGCAGTCGGAAATTTGCCCCCCCCACCccgcgagactttttggcagaaTGTTGGCAATTTCTAGGGGAAAAAACAACTGTTGGCCTAATGCGAAACTTTTACAGTTGCAGTAAAAGGAGGAGCCTTTTGGaatttatgaccaaaaaaattcacaatttatgaccattttaatgaaactcaaaaaacgttgtcaattttcaggttgcaaaaatttttgatactggatgacttgatcaaaaaaaaacacaaacgtgattttttggggagaatttaagtcaaaaagcaagactttgaaaactttagcaaaaatcagctcaccttataaaaaataatcatgtgccaaaaaaaaacattttccgcAATTTCACcacttttgagccattttgctgaaaaacgaaaattttttcatttttgaaaaagcaaaactctgacaaatttttgcaaaaagaaggGCTTTTTGGCccaatatgtattttgaaaaaagttgaatttttcaaagttacgaaactttttacaaattgagctaaaaaagtgagaatttttgacaatttcagcaaaaaacaggaaaatAATGGCAAATATCGGCAAAAACatatgattttttgcaatttttgtggaaaaagcgaaacttttggacaattttgggaGTACTGCTCGTGTGACGTCAGCAACatacttttactttttaaatatcCACTGAATCGGATGCTTGTTTTTAATGGGAAAAAAGTCCATTGAAACGATAATGCCGATTCAGCGTTATCAATGTTTCTTTAATCGTCATTTTGATActacttggggggggggatgagactttttggaattttctgcacaAAACGGCAATCACTAgtcattttttatacaaaagcgaaaatttttgtcaattttcgaaaaacatggaacttttgaaaattgttgtcaaaatgtcaaaaaccaagatattgacaattttagcaaaacgcaAGACACTTTAGTAACTATACTGATGGAAAATCcggtattttttcgcaattatgGTAGATTTTGTAACCTttttgttttggcaaaaaacagagatttttgagaaatttttgaaaacggtacatttttttcagcagtgttcccaaaaaacgagaatttttgtgaattttgttgcaaaaagcaagaatttgacaatttaacCTAAACGCAGGACTTCCGGGTAAATTATTGGCAAGAAATTATACTTCTTCCAAATATCTGTCAAACGAGCGAGACTTTCGGAAAACTTCGGGAAAAAATTGgacctttttggaattttctgaaaagaaGGCCAATCTTtcgccatttttctaaaaagcgtaaattcttgacaatttttgagaaagcgagaatgtttgacaaatttttggccaaaaaagcgagacttcgagacaattttttgcaacatttttttaaagatttttacaAACGAAagattttaaccatttttctgaaaaacaaaattttttgtcaatttttggacaagCGCGGAATTATTAACGATTTTGGGCACAATTGGCAAAATAGTGATACCTTTGACAGTTTCTGTCAAACAGGGGAAacatttgagtaatttttcgaaaacaaagATGAGACTTTTTAgttgcaaaaaagcaaaaatttcaatgaaaaaacaaggttttgaaaattttaaataaaacagaagattttttggcaattattgctttgaaaaaaatgatatgtatTTTGTCACAATTTATGTTAGAAAAGCGagaatttatgcaattttctgtgttgacgaaaaaaattgagactttcaGGTAATTTTTAACAACAAAGCAATTTTCTtatgatgagtaattttttacgaaaaaccgataattttttgtaagaaacgaaacttttggcaatttttacaaaagaggagattgttttacaatttttgactgAAGTCTGAAATTGCAACTTTGACAACGTCTAACGTCAGCAAAAGACAGGCTGATAAAAGGCAGTGCAACCAGTGGGAAAAAATATACATCTTATACTTGCCTGGAAAAACAAaagacaagttggaagaagaacaaggtatcgaAGAAAATTGGCAAGAATGGAAGCaaaaggttaaaacagcagcagaaaagtctattccactcaaagaaaaaagaaaagaaaagaaaacacaaaccctggatgactcaagagatactggatctgatggaagaacgaagaaaagcaaacagaccaagtagtgaACACACAGAACTAAATAacaagatcatgggaatgtacagattggccaaaaatgaatggtatGAGGAGAAATGCCGAGAAAtagaagaactggagaaaagacacaactctagagaaatgaataccaaagtgaagcagatgatggccacccacaagaaaaggagaagtggaatagcatatatgtgaagaaaagacggaaagtattgtgttaataatcaagaaacagaagaggtctggatcagctacatacaacaAACAAGAACTGAATGCAGATGACATATGTCCGGCTCAAATGGAAATTTAATCCACTGAGGAGGCACTACAacttgaaatgtgggagctgaggaatgaggtgaagagagccagaaaccacaaagtaGTGGGGaaagatctcataccagcagacttgattaaacatctaacacctgAGTACaaaaaggagctgctgaagataaaaaatgaaatatatacGATGAAGGTACACTGCCCAGGGACTTCAAAGCGGtgaattttgtaccaataccaaagatGAACAACTCAccaaaatgctctgaatatagaatcATTGCATTAatgagccacgcactgaagctactcctcaccatcataaatgccagaattgaaaagaagataaatGAAAATCTAAGCGAAACATGATGTGgctttgatgcaaaaaaaagggacgagagatgcaattgccctgctgaaagtgatcattcaaagagcactgaatgcaaccAGGGAAATCataaatcattgcttgctttgtcgattatgagaaagcatttgatcATGTCAACCATGAAAGGATGTTGCAGAACCTGAAGAAGTACAAtattgatgacaaagacctgtgaataatcaagaacttgtactgggagcagagTGCCAACATCaagtttggaactgagtacttgAAGAATggatgtggtataaagagaaGTGTGAAACAAGGATACCCCCTCCTCACCTAGGTTGTTCaatgtgtatgcagaagaaataatgataGATGCGTGAATCAAACAAATAGGATTCAAGAATTCAAGATCAATGGTaaaagaataaatgaaatgagtTACACAGACAACAAAGTGATGCTTGCTAGGACATAAgtgcagatgcagaaaatgatcaaccgaATCAATAGTGCTGGATTAAAAatatatggaatgaaaataaacacaggcaagaccaaggttatgagatttacaaaagaagacaataaagaggtcaaaatcaacatgcATAAAAGCTGCAGAACACCCACAACTCACTAGTTCCAGCCTCGGAgaagcgcaagagcttcagagtgagaaggcaaataccagcgcctaaaaactggcaaatttggctaagggagtaaaccccctacataaaatcatggtggaaggcaatgggaaaccaacaccattacatctgcctagaattatatggacatcaatttagcaatggccctaagtctccatcaggctgatcctcatccgccaaggcagccaGATAGGGTGCAAAGAATATGCGGAGTTGAAACAATGTGGAACAACATCAAAGTtgtcgcaacctggaatgtgAGAACTAGGGTGgcccttaaaaaaaattttggaattttttttgggacaccccctagtttggtgctgttttatgagaaaatgacgtacacaaatttttagctcaatcaATGCatattaacccgtgccgcaCGCCCCTTTTTGAAATGTAAGCATCAGGCGCGCGAGTTCAGGATTTCTCCACGATAACGCGTGGGGAATGAGACTCCTTGCACCCCGGTCCTTTATCTCTTACATGTTGTAAGTTGGTTGTTGATTCCAGGTAGCTTATCAAGTTCTTTATTGGGTGTATGCATGCATAGGAGGGAAGAGGGATATGCCCTTGAAGATCAGTGTTTGGTTTTCCCCACTATAGAGATCAGtttgctgccaaaaattgccaaatagtaCCATTACTTTTTGTCCATTATTCTTAAAAAGGCTTGAAGTCCATTGGGAACGGGCACCTTAATACGGTGGATTATTCAGTTTTGAACGAaagtattatttacatttttttcactgttgtttttggccaaattatAATTTACGGGTAATTACCAGGCGATTTGAGGCGAAGTGAGCGAACTAACCAAATATTGTTGACTGATTTGTTGAGCAAACAAACCAAAAATACTTGGTTAGTTTGCTCACTTCGCTTTAAATCGCCCGGTAATTACCCGTAAATTgtaatttggccaaaaacaacagtgaaaaaaatgtaaataatacttTCGTTCAAAACTGAATAATCCACCGTATTAAGGTGCCCGTTCCCAATTCTGTTAAtttaccatgaaaaaaatcttgctacataaaaagtttcgcttttgaGCTGAGAATTGCTatgaagtcctgctttttcctgaaattattGTCGCAGTCtcgttttctatcaaaatggcaaaaaagctcgcattttaccaaaattatgtagaattttctttttttgccaaaatctgctaagaattgtgttgttttttgcatcaaaaagcTCCCACTCTTTTCCAATAAATTGTTCTAATGtgtagttttttgccaaaaatccctAACTAACAAgccatttttttgctgaaatattcaaaagtcgCACTATTATTCTCAGAAatcgcgattttcaatttttaatccaaaattgccaaaaagtacttCCTGGGCAGTACCTAATTGCCAAAGAGTcccgctttttgctaaaattattgaatttcattttgacattttgattaaaagcgaaaagttttagtttttttggtgatttttttgtgcattGAAATGTATTGcacatgttttgtcacttttttggttactttttcgagttttttgggTAACTAATAAATGAATGCTggattggcctttttttttttttttggaaaaaatgagtatgagccctgcaatttaaaaaaactattgattaaatttttaaaataattgctGATGTTAAAAAAACCCATTGTTTTGAAGTAAatagttctattttttgaattataaattttccaaaacgtttGCTTTCAGTTCGCTTGGgccatttaaattgaaaaattatataaaataatacataaaattaaaaaaaatcgaattagtaTTGTATTTTTCTTCCAAACAGTATCACTcccttttttaacatttttgtacCCATCGATTGGGTTAAAATCTTGAGTTTTGTCTCAAGAATTACAAATATTGTCGGCAGAATGACATGAACACCTCACCCCAAACAGCATGACTTCGAACATCCTCTAGTTAGGACAAACCCGAACGTTTaagattgaaaaaacaagttgaaGTTGAGGCGCGTTAATGTACGTTTCGTTTGCCACGGGTCTGTAGTGGAATAGTACTGAGCTCGCGCGCGTGACGCTATCATTACAAAAAGTGGTGTGCGGCACGGGTAAATATGCATCaatggagttgaaattttttatgcgcTATTTTCTCATGGAGTGGCACCAAACTAGGGGGTGtcccgaaaaaaattcaaattttttttttccaccaagtataaataagggccaccctagTGAGAACTTACTACAGAATTGGTAAACTTGCTGATGTGGTTATGGAAGTTAGGAGATTACAAATCGATGTATTAGGAATAAGCAAGACCCAATGGTGGGAAATGGTAGAAACTGGGTAGATAAAGATTATGAAATGATCTACGCTGGAAAAGTCACACACAAactaggtgtgggtatattaatacatactaGAATCAGTGATAAAATCAGcaccataattccaaaatcagagaggaaaGAGGATAATATTCGttagattggaggtcaagccaaaaccaatcgtgataattcaagtttgaagaaattaaatcacgaattggaatggcaaaaagtgctttcaataaCCTAGCCAgtagccaatgtgctgggaaatcaaaTGATGAGTCTAGGtttgagaaagagaattatgagATGCTACATATGGactgttctgaagtattcctgtgaaacatggaccatgagtgcagaatgcgagaagaaagtatctgcttttaagatgtggtgctatcgaatgCTACTGCGGATcacatggaaggacttcattaccaacaaggaagtattagcaaggaTAGGAGAGGAGTggaaagtcgtagtagaagatatcaagaaaaattaaagaaaaacgacaagagggaggaaacgatcggagctactccctgtaagaccctgaaagaaactatcagatacatTATATGCTAGAATCCGGCtaatatacgctatctcctgtaaggAGTTAGTCAATTTCCAATCTTTGAGGTCCGGTGGTGAAGTAAAAATATATGTGCCTAAACCGGGCAAACGTTTGCACGTCGCTGTTTGTGTGTGGGTGTGTGTGAGAGGGGGGGCAAAATTTTCCGCCCTAGGCATGTGCCTACGTTACCTTCCCATAAATACGGCCCTGCTCCCAAATTGAACGATTTTGTACTTACGCTATTTCCAAACGAACGGATGTAATATACGTAGTCGTCCAACTCTTCCCAAAATGTCTCTCTGTAATAGTCCAACAAAAACAGGAAGTATATAATCAACGATATTATCATTTTCACGATCACTTCGATACTGAACGCTGATACAGCCAGTAACCAGGTACTGATCGAATCACTTTTCCAAAGGTAGAACAAAAGCCACATAGGGTAAATGATCAAAAACGCGCTGACAACCAAGGCTCGAATATGtctgaaaaattacacgaatatATTATTGCCTGAAAAAAATAGCGATTACCAACACCCAGTGAACTGAAAATACGTACTTATGCATGACAGGATTATGAGACGCACTCAACGACATGAGTAATGGATTCAGTATACCGTGAATAATATGCAATAAGGCCGTGAATAAAAGACAGAAATTTCTACACAATCTAATGAATCTTTTCTCCGGCGCTAGCCCCGTTAGACCAGTCTGCAAGGCCAGAATACAAAACAGGATACCGGACACTGTTCCGAAATTCTTATCTTCGTCTTCGATGAGTAACACCTACAAATGAAAACACACGAGCAAATCAATTTAGTATATTTCCCCTTATTTTCAACTACCTACAATCGAGCAGTGATGAGAACTTCGTGAACTCacatattgaaaaaagtatcCGATTTGTTGGCAAATGTACGATATAACGCTGGTCATTCCCAAAACTGCGATAAACGTTTCGCATCCGCTGATCAGCAATGACTTCACCATATGCATGATTGTAGGTAAGAACACGACTATGTGTTCGCTGTAGTTGGTAAGTATAGACGTCTCGTTGAAATCGAACGATAATGTGGTATTTTTGGCGATATCGTGTTGCATTATGTAACTGGTCGTATGATCTAACAAtcttaaaatccaaaatactcgtaaaaccACCGGTATATGTAGTTTGGACCATTCGGTTTCTAACAGCGCTGGTAAACCGAAACCACTATAGAAACAAACGATAATACGATAAAATCACGAAGGATACATCGTTATAGATATATACATATAAAGTAAAACCATTCTGACGAATGACGATGTATGTATCAACTTACACGAC is from Planococcus citri chromosome 1, ihPlaCitr1.1, whole genome shotgun sequence and encodes:
- the LOC135849823 gene encoding protein TRC8 homolog; translation: MSHLTVRFNTFIESILRVPPIFVLDEIFKSGFSFPFSLWSSEVDMAAKNFTASTMKGGSVDQFFYTTLFLTTLKFLLSFIGCICTFLVAILNIRELIIVYFYLISISMLYFSYQQNVKFVGFVITLDAEMKSPSIEDHVYKELLFSLGAALLRTVIVQCVIGFIYQYLNPMVLKYRWLSKTILISFLFPVILSLLPLPTWVLVHVPFYTMMLPVAVSKYIFWSSVPAMTQYIVSGWRFCRNFVVGFGLPALLETEWSKLHIPVVLRVFWILRLLDHTTSYIMQHDIAKNTTLSFDFNETSILTNYSEHIVVFLPTIMHMVKSLLISGCETFIAVLGMTSVISYICQQIGYFFQYVLLIEDEDKNFGTVSGILFCILALQTGLTGLAPEKRFIRLCRNFCLLFTALLHIIHGILNPLLMSLSASHNPVMHKHIRALVVSAFLIIYPMWLLFYLWKSDSISTWLLAVSAFSIEVIVKMIISLIIYFLFLLDYYRETFWEELDDYVYYIRSFGNSVEFCFGIFLFFNGAWILLYESGSAIRAMMMCIHAYFNIWCEAKSGWSMFMKRRTAVKKIDTLPDARSTDLDSLHDVCSICYQKMRTAKITTCKHFFHAVCLRKWLYLQDYCPICHSILYNQEDSKSR